The following are from one region of the Scylla paramamosain isolate STU-SP2022 chromosome 45, ASM3559412v1, whole genome shotgun sequence genome:
- the LOC135094459 gene encoding LOW QUALITY PROTEIN: proton-associated sugar transporter A-like (The sequence of the model RefSeq protein was modified relative to this genomic sequence to represent the inferred CDS: deleted 1 base in 1 codon), with translation MDDKLASYTGGLHVFKSYLKEKWGTLREQGASETLKDLKEKTGTKVDGIKDKAIKNLNKGEGDDYSHIYRRKSRMEMVRISAAVMGIEFCYAAETAFVSPTLLQIGVSHRNMTLIWCLSPFIGFFVTPVLGSLSDNCRSKLGRRRPFIILLSIGILLGLLLVPNGKAIGVGLGDVYAPTPPRPSR, from the exons ATGGACGACAAGTTAGCATCCTACACCGGCGGGCTGCACGTGTTCAAGAGTTACCTGAAGGAGAAG TGGGGGACCCTAAGGGAGCAGGGCGCCTCTGAGACCCTTAAAGACCTGAAGGAGAAGACAGGAACCAAAGTAGATGGGATTAAAGACAAGGCCATCAAGAATCTgaacaagggagagggagatgattaCTCACATATATATAg ACGCAAGTCGAGGATGGAGATGGTACGTATCTCAGCCGCTGTTATGGGGATCGAATTCTGCTACGCCGCGGAAACTGCATTTGTTTCCCCCACGCTGCTTCAGATAGGGGTCAGCCACAGGAATATGACTCTTATATGGTGTTTGAGTCCCTTTATTGGGTTCTTCGTGACGCCTGTCCTCGGTTCTCTCTCTGATAACTGTCGGTCTAAGCTTGGGAGGCGAAGACCGTTCATTATCCTGCTTTCTATTGGGATTCTGTTAG gtcttCTTCTAGTCCCCAATGGAAAGGCAATCGGCGTTGGTCTAGGAGATGTCTACGCCCCCACCCCCCCGCGCCcctccag GTGA
- the LOC135094458 gene encoding LOW QUALITY PROTEIN: proton-associated sugar transporter A-like (The sequence of the model RefSeq protein was modified relative to this genomic sequence to represent the inferred CDS: deleted 2 bases in 1 codon) codes for MRSDEKGEGGGEAEAGEAQQESHPWGIFFTIVGTMLLDFDAEPCQSPSRAYLLDVTVAEDHAVGLSTFTIMAGLGGGLGYAMGGINWDATFIGMLLGGHVRAVFTLVTFIFIVCVFSTLYSFKEVPLDVLEKSSRDELAKGPEQALEEEGRGGYGTMDKPPPRPSSLPIVNGHGAEQGTEAGYQNYSEDQETSFNTQEPTEVKAEVPEGGEVEAAGAGEGVGEAEVIPAATLRQYLLSIVYMPQSLRLLCLTNLFCWMSLVCYSLYFTDFVGEAVFGGDPGAPDGSQEKRLYIDGVRFGCWGMALYSLSCSCYSFLIEKLVKRFGARPVYVYGQLVYSVGMVFMAALRHPAAVIIFSCCAGVMYSTLFTMPYLLVAHYHESGMIKCEDVWVVSKARQLLSSCLGNSDSKFMATDGDWAGPEQQVRGLGTDVAIVSSMVFLAQFILSSCMGSIVAAVGSTTAVVCAASLLAACGSLTATKVTYLDL; via the exons ATGAGAAGTGACGAGAAGGGCGAGGGCGGGGGAGAGGCAGAGGCTGGAGAGGCGCAGCAAGAGAGCCATCCTTGGGGTATTTTCTTCACCATCGTGGGTACAATGCTGTTGGACTTCGATGCGGAA CCCTGCCAGAGCCCCTCCCGCGCCTACCTGCTGGACGTGACTGTGGCAG AGGATCATGCGGTGGGtctgtctaccttcaccatcatGGCGGGGCTCGGGGGCGGCCTGGGGTACGCCATGGGAGGGATTAACTGGGACGCCACCTTTATTG gcATGCTGCTAGGGGGGCATGTGCGGGCGGTGTTTACGCTGGTGACCTTCATCTTTATCGTGTGTGTCTTCAGTACCCTCTACTCGTTCAAAGAGGTGCCGTTGGACGTGCTGGAAAAGTCttctagagatgaactggctaag gggCCGGAGCAAGCattggaagaagaggggagggggggctACGGTACCATGGATAAGCCCCCCCCTCGACCCAGCTCTCTTCCTATTGTG aacgGCCACGGAGCGGAGCAGGGAACAGAGGCAGGCTACCAAAATTACTCTGAGGATCAAGAAACTTCCTTCAACAcgcag gaacCAACAGAAGTGAAGGCAGAGGtacctgaaggaggagaagtagaagcagcaggagcaggagaaggagtaggagaagcAGAGGTCATCCCAGCTGCTACCTTAAGACAGTACCTTCTATCCATTGTTTACATGCCACAG TCTTTACGTTTGCTCTGCCTGACCAACCTCTTCTGCTGGATGTCTTTGGTGTGCTACTCCCTCTACTTCACCGACTTTGTGGGGGAGGCGGTGTTTGGAGGAGACCCTGGT gccCCAGATGGCAGCCAGGAGAAGCGCTTGTACATCGATGGGGTCCGGTTTGGCTGCTGGGGCATGGCGCTTTattccctctcctgctcctgctactCATTCCTCATTGAAAAACTGGTCAAGCGCTTTGG AGCCCGGCCAGTGTATGTCTATGGCCAGCTGGTGTACAGTGTGGGAATGGTGTTCATGGCTGCCCTGAGACACCCAGCAGCTGTCATCATCTTCTCATGCTGTGCTGGTGTCATGTACTCCACCCTCTTCACCATGCCATACCTGCTGGTGGCTCACTATCACGAGTCTGGCATG ATCAAGTGTGAGGATGTGTGGGTGGTGTCAAAAGCTCGCCAACTTCTGTCCTCCTGTCTTGGCAACAGCGACTCGAAG TTCATGGCCACTGATGGAGACTGGGCAGGACCGGAGCAGCAGGTGAGGGGGTTAGGGACTGACGTGGCCATTGTCTCCTCTATGGTCTTCCTCGCTCAGTTCATCTTGTCCTCTTGCATGGGGTCTATTGTTGCTGCCGTTGGGTCCACCACTGCTGTTGTGTGTGCTGCGAGTCTCCTGGCAGCCTGTGGTTCTCTCACCGCCACCAAAGTCACCTATCTGGACCTCtga
- the LOC135094316 gene encoding uncharacterized protein LOC135094316, with translation MHPVEVTVNEGRVKCTVILAFVVTALACTALGYSIGLSHSIQGGSQSRNESEAIGSDNSSSSSARSSQRPSWNDTVQELIGLGCRPVKTKVPLETILDMRDSRWDYIFQRHVAVFRCCDQMAFCGDEFGVVEGTCEATRQVTKVLRLFNDSGGPDVVIEAEEHLECGCKY, from the exons ATGCATCCTGTGGAGGTCACAGTGAATGAAGGTCGGGTGAAATGCACTGTGATTCTAGCCTTTGTGGTGACTGCCCTGGCCTGTACTGCCCTTGGGTACTCTATTGGCCTCTCCCACAGTATTCAGGGCGGGAGTCAGAGTCGGAATGAGAGTGAAGCGATCGGGAGTGATAATTCTTCCTCGTCATCGGCTCGTTCTTCTCAGAGGCCCTCTTGGAATGACACTGTGCAAGAATTGATTG gcCTCGGGTGCAGGCCAGTGAAGACTAAAGTGCCGCTAGAAACCATCCTGGACATGAGAGACTCTCGCTGGGACTACATATTCCAGAGACACGTCGCTGTCTTCCGCTGCTGTGACCAAATGGCCTTCTGTGGCGACGAGTTTGGCGTGGTGGAGGGCACGTGTGAGGCGACGAGACAAGTGACCAAGGTGCTCCGCTTGTTTAACGACTCTGGGGGCCCTGACGTAGTGATAGAGGCCGAGGAGCATTTAGAGTGTGGGTGTAAATACTGA